Genomic window (Macaca thibetana thibetana isolate TM-01 chromosome 6, ASM2454274v1, whole genome shotgun sequence):
ATTGGAGGTCGCTATAAAGAAACCAAGAAGGTGGGATTAGGTGAGTCCAGGCTATAATGGTGATGACCAACTGAGGAGCAAGCCACGACACGGGCATCTTGGGGGACAGCTTACCGTGGGTGCGGCCGTGGCCATGGGCAGGCATGGTGGGAGATTCTGTGGAAAGAGATCAAAGCAGATGGTCAGAGATTCCCTTGGAAAGGGAGTGGGCCCTGCTGTCATCCTCCCCAGAGGCAAGGCAGGGCCAACACAGGGATCCCAAACCCTCAACAGCTTCACATACCTTAAGAATGCTCTCAATTGCTGATGCGTTCTGTAAACTCTTGACAGCCTTACTGAATGCCTCCAGGTTTGACCTTCGAAGGTTTTTTTCCTAACAGGGCAGAGAATACACTTACGGGGGAAAGGTTATGGAGTATCCCTCCCACAAGCAGCTGGAAGTCACCCCCACGGGTTCCCAAGCCCACTCTCGGGTTCCCTCCTAGTCCCATTCTTGCCTCAGGTGGGTCCCTGCCCAAGAGCACAGGCCTAGAAGTGAGTGGCAGGCAGGACCTGGTTTCCTCAAGCCCCCAGTCTCTGGCTCCATGTGAGCTGCCTGAAGGGCCTaggtgggccgggtgtggtgactcaagcctgtaatcctagcattttgggaagccgaggcaggcagataacctgaggtcgagttcaagaccagcctgaccaatatggtgaaagcccgactctactaaaaatacaaaaatgggagtggtggtgcatgcctgtagtcccagctacttgggaggctgaggcaggagaatggcttgaacttgggaggcagaggtagcagtgagccaagatcgtgccactgcactccagcctgggcaacagagtgagactctgtctcaaaaaaaaaaaaaagggggggtggggaggggggaccTAGGTGGATCTTTCTGCACTTGGGGTAGAACATATCTCCAAAAAGAAACTCTACAAAAGGCAGGGGGTCTTCCATGGGAAGTATTTGTAGCTCAAAGGCTGATAACAGCGTTCATGCCCTGACTGAATTAAAGTCTCCtagaaatcaagaagaaaatcaCAGAGACCGCAACATGGAAGTGGGTGCAGCATGTGAGCAGTGAGTGCCCCAAATACAGATGGCCCAGGAACTCAGCAAAGGCTTCCACTTCTTGTTTGACCCAAGAAATGTCATGCAAACGTGAGAGAGAACCATTGCAACCAACTGGAACCATGAAAAATAACTGTAAATGATAATGCCACAACCAATGAGGGTGGAAAACACAAACTcactttttaaagggaaaaagaagcTGGCACATCTGTGGGGGAAATTTCCGTCTGTCAGTCCAGAGTCTGTCCTACCAAAAACTGACCTTAAGGCCCTTAGTATTCCTCACCTAGaactgccttttcattttctaatttaaaagtcattttcatTCTTATAGCCATGGCTGTGGCCACGTATTGAACCCTTAAGTGCCAGATGCTGGGCCAGAACGTTATGCACATTGTGTCATTTGACTGTCATAACAGTCCCACTGAGACAGGCGCTATtaaccctattttacagatgaagaaagcaaGGCTAGGCAAGATGGAATGACATGGCTGAAGTCACCCAGGCAGGAAGTGGATTGGGATCCAGGGGCTGAGCTCTTACCACCAGAATGGTTTGGTCTTCCTCATTGAGGTTGTTGAAGTCCTATGgggtgaagggagagagaggccCATGAGGCCTGTTGGCCTGAGGCAGCCACCACCCCTCCCTGCTGCAGGCCAGtcttatcccagctactcaccgGTGAAGGCAAAGGTGGCTGGTTTAAGTGTGTTATAATTTCATCGATCATGTTAGAGCACTTAGCCCAGCTTGTCTTCAAGGACGTTGTCTGGGTCATGGGAGCTTGGAGTCCGGGGCTGACCAGGAGATGGAGCAGGAGCAGGACGGGCAGGCGGCTCATGTTTGGATTGGTGGGAGGCACTCTGTCTTGTTCTGGTCCTTCGTGGGGCTCTGAAGAGTCGGCAACAGCCTCCCGCCTTATATGTGCAGCAGCACGGTGCCCACAACCCCGGGCAAGGCGGGGGGCGGGTGGTGTGGTGCAGGCGTCGGAAGGATCTTTATCTGACATGGAACCTCCATAGAAAACCACAGACGTAATTATTCATCCATGACTTTCTAGTACTCAAGATCagtgaaacaagaaaaaagattaCTTAAAGGGTATCCCCTCATCTTGTCAAGGAGGATGAGAGATGAGAAGCATGGCAGCAGGTGAGGGGACCCCTGTGGCAGGAAGGGGAAGCCTGACTCAGCTCACTCAGGCCTCCTGCCCAGCGGGATCTCATCTGTCATCACCTCCAGGTGGCCCTCTGCTACCCACCCTGCTTGGTCCTGGTGGGTGGCCAGGAGGCCACTGGAACAGATGAGTTTGTCTGGTAGCCGGTCGCACTGCTCAACATCCATGTGCAGCCTCAGGCTCTGAGAAGCACATCTCTTGGTGCCCCCTCCCAATGCGGAATTACTGGTGTTCCAATCCCCAGTGGTTTGTCCCATGGGCTTCGGGCAGCTTCTCCTTGACACTTTGTTTCTGGTGGGTGACCAAGAGCACTCAGGCCCCAGGTGGCCATTCTCTTACTTGTCTGCTAGCAGTGGCATGGCTGTTCCCTGCGATGTGGGACTCAGCCTCTGCAGGAGGCCTGGCTGCAGCCCCTGGCAGTACTTCTGGTATCACCAAGAGCTGAGCTTAGGTACCTAAGGACAGGAGCTCTTGAGGACACTGTCactgggagctgggggaggggctggccTGGGAGGTTTAGGAGGTAGAATTGGCATGGTCTGAGGGGCGAGGtcaagggaggagaggagaaaggagagcagcTCCCTGGTTGCAGGCTGGGCCTCAGGCTGCTGGGGCAGGGATTGGCAGGAGACAGTTGTATTGAGAGGTCTCCATCCCTGTCTGTGCTGAGCATGGATTTGCCAGGTACAGGCCCAGTAGGCAAGGTTTGCAGAGAGGGGATGCGAGTGGGCACAGACCATGGGGAAATACACAATGGGCCTGAAAAGCTGCAGCCAGATAGGAAGCAGGAAACCAAAGAGGGCGGGGGTGGTGATCCCAGAGGTCAGCCCCTGAGGGAAGAGGCGTCCCCCTGATACGGGCCTGTGTTGAGGCCTGCCTGACCCACCCCATGGGGTAGGGACTTTTGGTAAAGGGATGAGTGTGATGGGGGCATGTGGAAGAATTCTTCAAGATGATTGGCCCcgggtgggagggagaggagagcaggATGGAGAGGCCAGGGTCTGGGTCGTGGTGCGGTGTGATGTGATCAGTGTGGGGAGATGGAGGATAGGAGGTtatgctgaggcaggggaatttgGGTGCTTTGGCCTTCTGAGCATAAGCAGATCAGGTGAAGACAAGAACCAGGATGTGGCTGCGGGGAGGCAGGTGAAGAAGCTGTGACTCAAGGCCATGCTGTGAGGATAATTTCTGTAGCTGATATGTGCTCCTGGCTCAGCTCCAGGCTGGGCCGTGGACCAGGAGGAGCCCTAGGTTCTGGACCCAGAGTGGAGTCTCACAGGCACAACTCAACACAACACAGAGGAGCCTTAGGACCAGCTTGGGTACTCGGTAGGCACAATTCATTCAACAGATGTCTACAAAGCACTTGCTGTGTGTCGGCACTGTGAATAAAACAGACGTGGTAACCTCCACTAGCAGCTCAGTCTTGTGGGGAGACAGATTTCAAGTCTTGCTACCCTTCCTGCCCTTCCTGTGGTCCCAGACCCGCAGGTCAGCACTGCCTGGGAGCTTGTTAGCAGTGCCAACCCTCAGGCCCCAGCCCAGACTTTCTGAATCAAAAATTGCATTTTGACAAGATCCTCGATGATTCAGTGACATTTGAGGGGCTCTGATCTAACTACCTCATCAACCTTAGCTCCGGTAGGGTCTCCTATTGCCCCAGGGACCCAGAGTTTGTTCCTTGCATACTCAAGTATTCAGTAACACCAAGGTACCATATAAATGTTTTGGGGACTTGTGCACAAATAATGTGATTCCTTATAGAgaaaagctgtatttttttttttttaatgtaagtggGCTTTTCTAGGGAATTTTAAAGCTTAATGAATTTAAAGCTGTGGAGACAAAACATTCctgtatatttttttgtttctttaaaaggcAAGACTTTGTGTTGTAACCATGCATGCCCACGAAATCCTGAGTAGTAGTAGTATTataaatcttgtcatttgtagtgtttctctcttgttttaaaaatgattatataccagcctgagcaacttggcaaaaccttgtctctacaaaaggtgcaaaaagttagccaggtgttgtggtgcacacctgtggtcccagctacttgggaggctgatgtgggaggactacctgagcctgggaggtcgaggttgcagtgagctgtgattgtgccactgcactccagcctgggtgtcagagtgagaccatctctccaaaaaaattatatatatattttatattatatataatattatatataaaaattgtatattttatataattatatattttaatatatttttatataattatatatttaatatatactatataattatatataattatatattatatattttaatatagattatatgtaattatatattttaatgtatataattttatatataattgtatattttaatatatatattttttattatactagttctagggtacatgtgcacaatgtgcaggtttgttacatatgtatacaggcgccatgttggtgtgctgcacccattaacttgtcatttacattaggtatatctcctaatgctatccctcccctctacccaATAGGACCTGgtgcgtgatgttccccttcctgtgtccaagtgatctcattgttcagtttccacctatgagtgagaacatgcggtatttggttttctgttcttgcgatcatttgctgagaatgatggtttccagctgcatccatatccctacaaaggacgcgaactcatccttttttatggctgcatagtatattatatataattatatattttaatgtatataattatataaattttaatatatatttttatgtatatataggtatatatttttatatatatatttatatacatatatgtatacacacacacacacagtttattAAAGGTGAAAGAGGTTGAGGCTTCCTGCTAGGAGCGTTGGAGGACTTGCGGGGTTTTTGACCAGGGGAGGCGTGGTGAAGCTCAGGTGCACCTGCTGTGGCGGCATGGATGAGAAGGATCAAGGCAGCAGGGTGGCCAGTGAGGGGATATTGGAGTCTCTGGAAGAGAGGTGGTAGGAAGCTGGACTAGGTAGGTTCTGATAGGGTGGAGGGGCTGGGTGAAAGGAAGCGCTCTCACAGCTGACTTCTATTGAGTGGCACTTGTGAAGCGTGGGAAACTAAGTTCTTTTCGTGTctgaactcatttaatcctcatgatgaACTGTGAGGCAGGTACTGTTATTAGTCCCATTTTCtggaagaggaaactgagtctcagagaagcTGAGCTGATGCAGCCAGGAAGTGACATCACTGGGACTGAGGTAAGCAGAACAGTCCAACCCAAAGACTGAGCACCCCCTGGGCAGCATCGGACAATGACGGCCTTCCGGGGTGATGCCGCCTGGCAGGAGAGCAGGGTGAGGATGAGGTGTAACCACTCCTGACGGGGAGATCCCTGAGACCTCTGGCAGAGTGGTTTCAGTGTGTGGTGAGGCAAAGCCGCTGGCAGTGGGCTGAGGAGCGAGTGACGGTGAGACAGAGGGTAGAAGACTCTTTGAAGTTTTATTCTGAAGGAAAGAGGGGGATGGGGCAGCCAGAGGAGTCACAGGGTCAGAGTGCACCTTCCACATGAAAGTTTGAGCTCCTTCTTCTCTGATGGAGGTGAGCCAGGAGTGGGCGAGATGGCTGGCCAGCCAGCACAGGCAGTGCCCCATCAGCTGTCCCGGGCTCCTCGCAGAGAGCTCAGGGAAAGGCTGCCTGGGTGGCCCAGTCTATCTGGTGGGGAAGGTGCAGTGGGGTGGTTCAGGTTGGTCCACAGGTTTGTGGTGGGAAGGGACAATGGCTTCTGTGTTCTCTGTGAAATAGAGGTAAAGTCAGCCCCTGAGGTGGGGCTAGAGGCAATGAGAGTGGTGAGGTTTGGTGGCTTGAGCTGTGACTACCTGGAGGTGATCTTGAGGGGCTGGCACCCTGGGGTCGGAGGGTGAGGAGGTTGGGAGGACCCAGGGCCTTGGTAGGCAAGAATATGAAATGGAAGGCCCCAGAGGCAGGGTGTGGGGTCAtgggaggaggctgggatgggCAGGGAGGCCAGCCGGGCAAAGCAAAGGAGGCAGGAGGGTGTGCCCCCCAGAGAGGCCCAGTGACTGCAGCCCAACACCTGCTGCTGTTCGATGAACCAGGGAGGAATGGAGGGACATGTTCCTAAATTCAGAACATGTTCAGAACATGTTCTGAAGTTCCCCATTCAGAAGGGGCTGCCAAGGATACCTGGGTAGCTGGCCACCACAGCGCTTCCGCGAGCCCTTGGTAGACCGAGGCATAGCCTGGGTCATCCTGGGGGTCTCCTTTGAGGTTTTCCTTGACTCTGTAGGAGCTTCATGCAAAATCATAGGCACCACTTCCCTCCTCCAGAGGCCACAGTCCTGCCAGCCCTTGGGGAGAGACCTGGCCCCTGTAAGATGGTGATTCCATCCCAGGCCTTTGCGTCAACCCAGCCCAGCTGAGGGGAACCCTTCTTTGCGGGCTGGGCTGATTGCTATCAGGAAGGGAAATGAGCACACGTGCCCACCCCTGGGGCAGGCATGAGGGAGGCTGTGCCAGGGCCCGGACAGGAGAGCCAGCCCAAGACTGCCGCCCGGGGTCTGCCAAAGCCCTGGAGGTTTCAGGAGGGGTCTCTGGACTGTGGGCCGGACCTCATCCCTACGGAGTTGGCCACAGTGTTGGAAGTCCTGGCACTCAGGGTCCAGTCCAACCAGAGGTACATGCCTCCTTCTTCCCATTACTCACCCCCACAGGCCTAGTGGAATTTTCTGGGGTACCCACCACAGGCAAGAACCCGCGCCTCAGTCACTGTGACGAGCTCCTCTGCCGCCCTCTCCATGGCATCACGTGTGTCAGATTTAGTCTGCCCATGACCTCACTTGTGCTTCCGCTGGTGGCCCTGATGACATCGCCTGGTTTTGTCACCACAGAAGGCAGCTCAGGGTTCTTGGCCAGCCAAGCGGTGCCATCGGATGTCCCCTGCTCACCTGAGCAGAGAGCTCAGGAAAAAGCCACCGAGGGGGCCCAGCTGGAGAGCTCAGGACTCCTGTCCCAACCTTGGCTCTGCACTCTGTCCCCAAGACCTACATAGCCTCCACCTGTGCACCCTCGCCTTTCTATCCCCTGCTGCAGGGACATGGCCTCCTTAGGGCCCAGTTGGTGCAGAGCAGACCCCCCATCCCAGGCCCAGTCTAATAGAGAAGAAAGATAGAGAATCCCCATTTAGAATGATATGCCTGTGGAAGGTGGAAGCCCAGAAATGAGGCAGCCTCATCCAGCCTGCACTATCagagaagacaggaggaaaggaCAGCTATGACCTAAAGGATGATCTGGAGCCAGGCATGCCATGGAAGAAGTGCTCCCTAGAGAGCGCTGGGTTTGGGGCTGCAGGTGCTCCATCTGTTGGCCTCAATCCAGGGCTCCAATATCTGGATACCTGGTGGGGGGGCCATATCATTCCTATTGTTATTAATAAGTTATGGGCTTTCAGTGCCTGTCACTCTCTTGTTACCCACCTGGAATACAAAGCTTTGGAACATGCATTCCTATTGCATTTATCATATCTATCGCAGACAAAACCAGGAGCTCCCCATTCTCAAAGAAGCTGCTCCCAAACTGTGGGGTGACAATGTTGGGGCATAAATGCTAAGAACCTGGCAGTCCAGGCCCTCAGGAAATGCTCCCCTAAGTGGGGAAGACTTCACATGGAGCGTTAGTTGTGTGGATGATGTTGCCAGGCGGAGTCTTGTCTGCCTCccagggagagaggggaagggccAGCCTGGGTGGGCAGCTGCAGGTCAGAGCTGTCCAGGGAAGGGCAGGACCAGATGCTAGCTAGGCAGGGACATAGACAGGCCAAGGTGAGCTCAGAGCCAGGCTGCCTCTCAGCCATGCCCACTCTGTCTTATCTTCCTTGGTGAGGTGAGGAGAAAccttttacaaacattttttccagctttactgatcttttctttacagaaaatgatGAATAAGTTGATGTGTTTGTCGTGGAGGTTCCATATCAGAAAAGAGTATCAATCCATCTGGGGCTCCTCCCCATGCCCCACCATCCGCCCAACCCCCACGCCCCATGAATCTCCTGCACCCCCCTCCCCCGTGCTGGGCCTTTACAGAGGATGTGGGCCAGGCCACTTCAGATCCACACAGGTTAGGGAAGACCATGGTACCTCCGAGCAGCAGAGATATGTGGAGACCATTTTGCCTCCacctcttcctcatcctctttcCCCCCAGCCTCCAAAAGCCCCTACCCACAATGGCCATTAGATTCCAGACTAAAGACAACTTCTTGAACATCATCCTTGAAATCCAGTGGCACCTGAGCACACCCTTTGTGAGTATCTGGTGCCAGATGGGCTCAGGGTAGGAACAGCTCCTCTCAGCCCCAGACCAAGCACTCGTGGGTTCTTGCTCTTCCCCTGCAGAAAGGTGAGATCCAGGAGCAATGGATCCTGAGGTGAGCACACAGCCCCGAAGTCCCACTGCCCTCCCTACCAGTCATCACTGCCATTGTATTGCTGGTCACTGCTCTGGGCTTGGGCACATTCAGGTGAGGCGCACCTGCAGGGTCACACTTGAGTCAACCTTTATCTGGCATCTTCACTGCAGATGCGTCCACCAGCCTATTCTTTGCCTCACGGAGGATGCGTGTGGTAGATGTTCTTCACCAAGCGTGGGAGTTGTAATATTCACATTGGCACAGCTGGCCTCCTTTTTGCGTCCTGGAAGCTGGTTCAGAAAATGCCCCCATATGCCAGGCCCTTGCCCAGTGCACCTGGAGCCAGGAGGCGTGATGGTCCCTGCCCTGCCGGCCTGTGTCAGACTGTACTCTGACCCCCTTGGCTGCTGTGACCTGAAAGCAGCTGGGTTCCTCCTGGGGCCTCGGCAGGACAGAGCTGGGGGAGGCAATGGGGGAACTAGTGAAGGCCACTCCAGAaaggaggcaggggaatggcaaaCAAGGCCACGAGGACAACCTTCCTGGCCATACCGCATACGCTTGGCCCCTGTAGAACATCACCTTTCTGAAGCCTA
Coding sequences:
- the IL3 gene encoding interleukin-3: MSRLPVLLLLHLLVSPGLQAPMTQTTSLKTSWAKCSNMIDEIITHLNQPPLPSPDFNNLNEEDQTILVEKNLRRSNLEAFSKAVKSLQNASAIESILKNLPPCLPMATAAPTRPPIRITNGDRNDFQRKLKFYLKTLENEQAQ